In Micromonospora sp. WMMA1363, a genomic segment contains:
- the serC gene encoding phosphoserine transaminase, with amino-acid sequence MADAPTIRIPDDIKPADGRFGCGPSKIRPAAVSALADAAAGYLGTSHRQKPVRDQVARLRRGIGEFFSLPEGYEVILGNGGTTAFWEVATFGLIRDRAQFASFGEFGAKFAKAAGDAPFLSEPTVRRSAAGGAPTLVAEAGVDVYATPHNETSTGVAVPVSRVPGADDGSLLLVDATSGAGGLEVNVAETDVYYFAPQKCFGSDGGLWLALMSPAALDRAAEIKASGRYIPAFLDLVTAIDNSRLEQTYNTPALATIFLAAEQTDWMNSQGGLAWAAKRTAESAGIVYGWAERSAVATPFVTDPALRSNVVATIDFADGIDATAIAKVLRANGIVDTEPYRKLGRNQLRVALFPAVEPADVEALTAAIDYVVERL; translated from the coding sequence GTGGCTGACGCACCGACCATCCGGATTCCCGACGACATCAAACCCGCCGACGGGCGGTTCGGCTGCGGGCCGTCCAAGATCCGTCCGGCGGCGGTTTCCGCCCTCGCCGACGCGGCGGCCGGTTACCTGGGCACCTCGCACCGGCAGAAGCCGGTCCGCGACCAGGTCGCGCGGCTGCGTCGGGGAATCGGCGAGTTCTTCTCCCTGCCGGAGGGCTACGAGGTGATCCTCGGAAACGGTGGCACCACCGCGTTCTGGGAGGTCGCCACGTTCGGCCTGATCCGGGACCGAGCGCAGTTCGCGAGCTTCGGCGAGTTCGGCGCCAAGTTCGCCAAGGCGGCCGGGGACGCGCCGTTCCTCAGCGAGCCGACGGTCCGCAGGTCGGCGGCGGGCGGCGCACCCACGCTGGTGGCCGAGGCCGGGGTGGACGTCTACGCCACCCCGCACAACGAGACCTCGACCGGTGTCGCGGTGCCGGTCAGCCGGGTGCCGGGCGCGGACGACGGTTCGCTGCTCCTGGTGGACGCCACCTCAGGCGCCGGCGGGCTGGAGGTCAACGTCGCCGAGACGGACGTCTACTACTTCGCCCCGCAGAAGTGCTTCGGCTCCGACGGTGGTCTCTGGCTCGCCCTGATGTCGCCGGCCGCGCTGGACCGGGCCGCCGAGATCAAGGCCTCCGGCCGTTACATCCCGGCCTTCCTCGACCTGGTCACCGCGATCGACAACTCGCGGCTGGAGCAGACGTACAACACCCCGGCCCTGGCCACGATCTTCCTGGCCGCGGAGCAGACCGACTGGATGAACTCGCAGGGCGGCCTGGCCTGGGCGGCCAAGCGCACGGCGGAGAGCGCCGGCATCGTCTACGGCTGGGCGGAGCGCTCGGCGGTGGCCACCCCGTTCGTCACCGACCCGGCGTTGCGGTCCAACGTGGTCGCCACCATCGACTTCGCCGACGGGATCGACGCCACCGCGATCGCCAAGGTGTTGCGGGCCAACGGCATCGTGGACACCGAGCCGTACCGCAAGCTCGGCCGCAACCAACTGCGGGTCGCGCTCTTCCCGGCCGTCGAGCCGGCCGACGTCGAGGCACTGACCGCAGCCATCGACTACGTCGTCGAGCGACTCTGA